Sequence from the Acidobacteriota bacterium genome:
CAGACCGAGAACGCCGACTTCGGCATCCTCTTCCTCCATAACGAGGGCTACTCGACGATGTGCGGCCACGGCATCATCGCCATCGCCACCGTCGTCCTCGAGGCCGGGATCCTCCCGGCCAAGGAACCCGAGACCACCCTCCGCGTCGACACTCCGGCCGGGTTGATCACCGCCAGGGCACGGGTCGACGCCGGCCGCGTGACCAGCGTCGCCTTCACCAACGTCCCCTCATTCGTGCTGCACCCCAACCGCGAGGTGCAGGTTCCCGGCCTCGGCTCGGTACGCGGTGACGTGGCGTTCGGCGGCGCGTTCTACGTCTTCGTCGACGCGGCGGAGGTCGGCGTAACACTCGGCCCCGAATCCTTCCAGCAGCTGATCAACAAGGGCATGGCCATCAAACGGGCGTTGATGGCCGAAGGTGGCATCACCCATCCCTTCGAGAAGGACCTGAGCTTCCTCTACGGCACGATTTTCACCGGTGTGCCCATGTCGGACGGTGCGGATTCCCGCAATGTCTGTGTCTTCGCCGAAGGCGAGGTCGACCGCTCGCCGACCGGCACCGGGGTATCGGCGCGCGCTGCGATCCACCGGGCCAGGGGCGAGCTGGAGGTCGGCCAGACCATGGTTATCGAGGGCATCATCGGCAGCCGGTTCGCGGTGCGGGTGCTCGAGGACACGAAGTTCGGCCCCTTTCCAGCCGTGATTCCGGAAGTCGAGGGTTCGGCCTCGATCACCGGACGGCACGAGTTCCTGATCGATCCGGACGATCCGCTGCGTAACGGATTCATCCTGCGATGAGTCACAGTTTGCGGTTCATTTCGGCTGAGGATGTCGACAAGGCTCTGTCGATGCCGGCGGCGATCACGGCAGTGCGCCAGGCGTTCATCGATCTCTCCGGCGGCGATGCGGATGTACCGTTGCGGACGCCGCTGGCTCTGGCCGATGGGGGCGCCGCCCTCTTCATGCCGGTTCACCTGTTGCGGGACAAGCGCCTGGGCCTCAAAGTGGTGACGGTCGTCCCGGAAAACGTCGAGCGCAACCTGCCGACGATCCAGGCTCTGGTCGTGGTTTTCGACGCCGAGACGGGCATGCCGCTGGCAGTGATGGACGGTGAGCACCTGACCGCAGTGCGGACCGGTGCCGCCTCCGGGGTCGCGACCGAGGCGCTGGCGCGGAAGGATGCGGCTGTGGCGGCGGTGATCGGTGCCGGCGTCCAGGGGATACGCCAGCTCGAAGCTGTGTGCTGTGTGCGGACCATCCGCGAAGCGCTGGTCTTCGATAGCGACCGCAATCGGGCGGAGGCCTTTGCCACTGAAATGCGGCGTCGACTCGGACGGACGGTGCGGGTGTTGGACAACGTGGCCGCGGTCTTTGCAGCAGACGTCGTATGCACTTCCACCTGGAGCGGTCGCCCGGTGGTGAGCGACGCGGATATTGCGAGTGGTACGCACGTCAACGCGATTGGCGCCTACAAACCGGATATGCGCGAAATCCCGGGCGAGACAATGGGCCGATCGACCGTTTTCGTCGACTCTCGCGAGGCATGCCTGGCCGAGGCCGGAGACCTGGTGATGGCGATGGGGGAGGGACACATCGACCCGGCGGCGTCCCCGGCCGAAATCGGTGAGGTGTTGTCGGGCTCGCGCGCGGGGCGCACCGATGATTCGGAGATCACCATCTTCAAGTCGGTCGGCAACGCAGTTCAGGATCTGGCGGTTGCCGGCCTGGTGCTCGAAGAGGCCGGCCGCCTGGAGCTTGGCACGGAGGTGGCGCTGTGAAGCCGCACCTGCCAATGGTATTGGCCTTGGCCCCTGTCGTCGGGGTTGGTCCGAGCTGGCAATCGCTCGAGGGGATGCTCGGTAGCCTCCCGGTTCGGCGGTTTTGATCCTCGAGATCGTGGAGCTGATCGTTGAAGCGATCGACCCGCGATCGATGGTTGGCTGAGAACCGAGACGGATACGTTAATGTATATGGCGACGCTGACCCGTGGTTGGCGCCGGCGATTTCAGTCGGAGGGCAAGACCAGGTGCAGTTCTGGAAGCGAAACGAAAATCATGTCATCTTCAGTCGATCGCTGGAGTACGCTGATCAGGTGACCGCGTCCGAGACTCTGGTAACGTGGCTCGGCGTGTCCGAGGTGGAGATCCGACAGTGAAGCCGACGCTGGTGATTCTTGCGGCGGGCATAGGCTCGCGATACGGCGGGCTCAAGCAGCTGGAACAGGTCGGGCCCGGTGGTGCGTCGCTGATGGACTACACCATCTACGACGCTTTGCAGACCGGCGTCGATCGGGTCGTGGTGGTGGTGCAGAGGAAGAACGAGGAAGCGGTCCGCAAGCACCTCGAGGAGGGTGCAGGCCGCAAGGTGGACCTGACCTTCGTGCAACAGAAATTGCACGCGCTGCCGGAAGGATTCGTGGTCACACCGGGCCGAAGCAAGCCGTGGGGAACGGGCCAGGCGCTCCTCGCCGCCGCACCCCTGCTCGAAGACGATGACTTCATCGTTGCCAACGCCGATGATCTCTACGGCCGAAAGGCAATTGCCGCCCTCGACGACTACCTCGGCACGCCGTCTCCCGATGGTCTCGCCCGCTGGGCGATGGTGGGCTACCGCCTGGGCGACACCCTGCCGCCAACCGGAGAGGTGTCGCGGGCGCTCTGCGTACAGGACGTCGAGGGATATCTGGTCGGTCTCGAAGAGATACCTGCGATCAGGCGTGATAGAGGCGAGGCGGTGTGGGCTGATGCGGCGGGGAAGTTGCACCGTCAACCTCTGGAGTCCCTGGTTTCGATGAACCTCTGGGGTTTCACCAACGAACTCCTCCGCCACCTCGAGAAGGGATTCGCCGCGTTTCTCGACGACAAACCGTCGGTGAAGGACGAGTACTACCTACCGAAAGCGGTG
This genomic interval carries:
- a CDS encoding proline racemase family protein, with the translated sequence MTVDLKGALEWQPREGVHRIRTIDAHTGGEPFRVVLSGYPELDGSTLLERRRSALEHHDALRTALMWEPRGHADMYGCVLVPPQTENADFGILFLHNEGYSTMCGHGIIAIATVVLEAGILPAKEPETTLRVDTPAGLITARARVDAGRVTSVAFTNVPSFVLHPNREVQVPGLGSVRGDVAFGGAFYVFVDAAEVGVTLGPESFQQLINKGMAIKRALMAEGGITHPFEKDLSFLYGTIFTGVPMSDGADSRNVCVFAEGEVDRSPTGTGVSARAAIHRARGELEVGQTMVIEGIIGSRFAVRVLEDTKFGPFPAVIPEVEGSASITGRHEFLIDPDDPLRNGFILR
- a CDS encoding ornithine cyclodeaminase, which gives rise to MSHSLRFISAEDVDKALSMPAAITAVRQAFIDLSGGDADVPLRTPLALADGGAALFMPVHLLRDKRLGLKVVTVVPENVERNLPTIQALVVVFDAETGMPLAVMDGEHLTAVRTGAASGVATEALARKDAAVAAVIGAGVQGIRQLEAVCCVRTIREALVFDSDRNRAEAFATEMRRRLGRTVRVLDNVAAVFAADVVCTSTWSGRPVVSDADIASGTHVNAIGAYKPDMREIPGETMGRSTVFVDSREACLAEAGDLVMAMGEGHIDPAASPAEIGEVLSGSRAGRTDDSEITIFKSVGNAVQDLAVAGLVLEEAGRLELGTEVAL
- a CDS encoding NTP transferase domain-containing protein, whose amino-acid sequence is MKPTLVILAAGIGSRYGGLKQLEQVGPGGASLMDYTIYDALQTGVDRVVVVVQRKNEEAVRKHLEEGAGRKVDLTFVQQKLHALPEGFVVTPGRSKPWGTGQALLAAAPLLEDDDFIVANADDLYGRKAIAALDDYLGTPSPDGLARWAMVGYRLGDTLPPTGEVSRALCVQDVEGYLVGLEEIPAIRRDRGEAVWADAAGKLHRQPLESLVSMNLWGFTNELLRHLEKGFAAFLDDKPSVKDEYYLPKAVAFALGTGNARVAVLPADERWCGMTSPEDREITEAVLADLVDRGVYPERLWE